ACCGTCTGCAGGTGTTCATCGGCCCCAACCAGGACATCCCCGCGCCCGACGTCAACACCAACGCCCAGGTCATGGCGTGGATCGTGGACGAGTACTCCAAGTTCCACGGGTTCACCCCGGGCGTCGTCACCGGCAAGCCCATCGCGCTGGGGGGCTCGGAGGGGCGCGAGTCGGCGACCGGGCGGGGAGTGGCTGTCGTGACCGCGCACGCCGCGAAGGATGCGGGCCTGGAGCTGGATGGGGCTACCGTGGCGATCCAGGGCTTCGGCAACGTCGGTAGCTGGTCGGCGCGCTTCCTGGCCGACATGGGGGCTCGCGTGGTGGCGGTCAGCGACGTCGAAGGAGCCGCTTACGCGCCCAAGGGTTTGGACGTGGTCGCGGCGGGCGACGCCGCGCGGGCGTCGGGGAGCGTAGTGGCGACGCCGGGCGTGGAGCCCATCGGCAACGACGACCTGCTGGCGCTCGACGTGGACGTGCTCGTGCCCGCGGCGCTGGGACACGTGATTCACGCCGGCAACGCCGGCGCCGTGCGCGCCCGGCTGATAGTGGAGGGCGCCAACGCGCCCGTGACCCCCGCCGCGGATGAGATCCTGGCCGAGCGCGGCGTCACGGTCGTGCCGGACATCCTGGCCAACGCGGGCGGGGTCACGGTCTCGTACTTCGAGTGGGTGCAGAAC
This region of Gemmatimonadota bacterium genomic DNA includes:
- a CDS encoding Glu/Leu/Phe/Val dehydrogenase dimerization domain-containing protein; the encoded protein is MRQPRQSAATSTEGERLTPFEAVNFQFDRAADLLGLSEAMRVALKTPYREVMVEIPVICERGDLRTFRGYRVQHNLARGPMKGGLRYHPDMDLDEARALASLMTWKTAVVDLPYGGAKGGIACDPHAPEMTRRDLENITRTFVDRLQVFIGPNQDIPAPDVNTNAQVMAWIVDEYSKFHGFTPGVVTGKPIALGGSEGRESATGRGVAVVTAHAAKDAGLELDGATVAIQGFGNVGSWSARFLADMGARVVAVSDVEGAAYAPKGLDVVAAGDAARASGSVVATPGVEPIGNDDLLALDVDVLVPAALGHVIHAGNAGAVRARLIVEGANAPVTPAADEILAERGVTVVPDILANAGGVTVSYFEWVQNLQQFRWDADRVDEELLATLERAYRTVREVAEAKDVSLRTAAFVLAIRRVAAATELRGFQIGPSRG